A single genomic interval of Psychroserpens sp. NJDZ02 harbors:
- the ltrA gene encoding group II intron reverse transcriptase/maturase, translating into MIENVLAATNLYKATRQVERNKGASGVDGMKTTKLSKYILENRSIVLSTIRENRYTPKPILGVSIPKGQGKTRLLGIPTVVDRWLQQAVSQQLMVHFEYDFEPVSYGFRPQKNIQKAVLQAQTYINSGYQDIVDIDLKGFFDQVDHCILLQLIYHKVKCPTTLRLIRKWLRVPILINGRLKKRRKGIPQGSPISPLLSNIMLDVLDKEMKSMGLRYVRYADDFSVYAKSKSEAKQIGNKLFVFLRDRLKLPINKAKSGLRRPVNFELLGHGFVPVYKKGVKGQYALVVAKNSWAKFKRNLKSITKKTKPMSLLERLERLNQVCRGWMTNYRLTNIYAKSKKLDEWLRNRLRYCIWHDWKKLERKRKNLIQLGVEAGQAYAWSRTRMGGWAVAQSPILKTTITTSRLKRKGYKPLLDYINNTQTSIW; encoded by the coding sequence ATGATTGAAAACGTATTAGCAGCAACAAACCTTTATAAAGCAACACGACAAGTGGAGCGCAATAAAGGTGCGAGCGGTGTAGATGGTATGAAAACAACGAAGCTTTCTAAATATATATTAGAAAACCGTTCAATAGTGCTATCCACCATTCGAGAAAACCGCTATACTCCAAAACCAATATTAGGGGTAAGCATTCCAAAAGGACAAGGTAAAACTAGACTTTTAGGAATACCCACGGTAGTAGATAGGTGGCTACAACAGGCGGTAAGTCAGCAATTAATGGTTCATTTTGAGTATGATTTTGAACCCGTTAGTTACGGCTTCCGCCCACAAAAGAACATCCAAAAAGCAGTACTACAAGCTCAAACGTATATCAATTCAGGTTACCAAGATATTGTAGATATTGATTTAAAAGGATTCTTTGATCAAGTAGACCACTGTATTTTACTACAACTTATTTACCACAAGGTAAAATGTCCAACCACCTTACGGTTAATCCGAAAATGGCTAAGAGTTCCCATTTTAATAAATGGAAGACTCAAAAAGCGCAGAAAAGGAATCCCGCAAGGCAGTCCAATAAGTCCTTTATTATCTAATATTATGTTAGATGTACTGGACAAAGAAATGAAAAGTATGGGCTTGCGTTATGTGCGCTATGCTGATGATTTTAGCGTTTACGCTAAAAGTAAAAGCGAGGCGAAACAAATAGGAAACAAACTGTTTGTCTTTTTAAGAGACAGACTTAAATTACCTATAAATAAAGCCAAAAGTGGGCTGCGTAGACCTGTAAATTTTGAGTTACTCGGACATGGTTTTGTGCCCGTTTATAAAAAGGGAGTGAAAGGACAATATGCATTAGTGGTAGCTAAGAACAGTTGGGCAAAGTTTAAACGTAATCTAAAAAGTATCACCAAGAAAACCAAACCGATGTCGTTGTTAGAACGTCTTGAACGGCTTAACCAAGTCTGCCGAGGCTGGATGACTAATTATCGCTTAACAAACATCTATGCAAAAAGTAAAAAGCTAGATGAATGGTTAAGAAATCGATTACGCTATTGTATTTGGCATGATTGGAAGAAACTAGAACGCAAGCGTAAAAACTTGATTCAATTAGGTGTAGAGGCAGGACAAGCTTATGCTTGGAGTAGAACCAGAATGGGAGGTTGGGCAGTAGCTCAAAGTCCTATTTTAAAGACTACTATCACAACTTCTAGGCTTAAACGAAAAGGGTATAAACCTTTGTTAGATTATATTAATAATACGCAAACTTCAATTTGGTGA
- a CDS encoding alpha/beta fold hydrolase, translating into MTRILKKEGKFNYIEVGEGQPIIVLHGLMGGLSNFEAVTTFFSTKGYKVIIPELPIYSKPLLKTNVKSFAKYLYDFILFKELENVVLLGNSLGGHIGLYHTKMHPETVKALVITGSSGLYESAMGGGYTKRSDYEVIKKKAQEVFYDPAVATKDIVDEVYETVNNRNKLIKTLAIAKSAIRHNMAKDLPKMTTPTCIIWGKNDGVTPPEVADEFNALLPDSDLFWIDKCGHAAMMEHPDTFNQILFDWFKARKI; encoded by the coding sequence ATGACTAGAATACTTAAAAAAGAAGGAAAATTCAACTATATTGAAGTTGGAGAAGGACAGCCAATAATTGTACTTCACGGACTTATGGGAGGATTAAGTAATTTTGAAGCAGTAACCACTTTTTTTAGCACTAAGGGGTACAAAGTCATTATTCCAGAATTACCTATTTACAGTAAGCCACTACTTAAAACAAATGTTAAATCGTTTGCTAAATATTTATACGATTTTATTCTTTTTAAAGAACTTGAAAACGTCGTATTATTAGGAAACTCACTAGGTGGACATATTGGTTTATACCATACAAAAATGCACCCTGAAACAGTTAAAGCTTTAGTTATTACCGGAAGTTCTGGATTATACGAAAGTGCAATGGGTGGCGGTTATACCAAACGTAGCGATTACGAAGTCATTAAGAAAAAAGCACAAGAAGTTTTTTACGACCCTGCAGTGGCTACTAAAGACATTGTAGACGAAGTTTACGAAACCGTAAACAACCGTAATAAACTAATTAAGACCTTAGCTATTGCCAAAAGTGCGATTAGACACAATATGGCTAAAGACTTGCCAAAAATGACGACACCGACCTGTATCATTTGGGGTAAAAATGACGGCGTTACACCTCCTGAGGTTGCTGACGAGTTTAATGCGTTGTTACCAGATTCTGATTTATTTTGGATTGATAAATGTGGCCACGCTGCTATGATGGAACATCCTGATACTTTTAATCAAATTTTATTTGATTGGTTTAAAGCACGCAAAATATAG
- the yihA gene encoding ribosome biogenesis GTP-binding protein YihA/YsxC, whose amino-acid sequence MHIKSAEFVTSNSDASKCPKDRLPEYAFIGRSNVGKSSLINMLTSRKSLAKTSGRPGKTQLINHFTINKEWFLVDLPGYGYAKVSKSAKKVFQKFITQYFEQREQLVTAFVLVDIRHLPQPIDQEFMQYLGEKGIPFSIIFTKADKLKPKAIDNHVDAYKNILLETWEEMPNYFVTSSSKDIGKEDVLGYIDSLNQSFVID is encoded by the coding sequence ATGCACATTAAATCTGCCGAATTTGTAACCAGTAATTCTGACGCCTCAAAATGCCCCAAAGACCGCTTACCTGAATATGCTTTTATTGGTAGAAGTAATGTTGGAAAATCGTCTTTAATAAATATGCTTACAAGCAGAAAAAGCTTAGCTAAAACCTCTGGACGCCCAGGAAAAACACAGCTAATAAACCACTTTACAATTAACAAAGAATGGTTTTTAGTGGATTTACCTGGCTATGGTTATGCCAAAGTCTCTAAAAGTGCAAAAAAAGTCTTTCAAAAATTTATTACTCAATATTTTGAACAACGCGAACAATTAGTAACCGCATTTGTATTAGTAGACATTAGACACTTACCCCAACCTATTGATCAAGAATTTATGCAGTATTTAGGAGAAAAAGGTATTCCGTTTTCTATCATATTTACTAAAGCCGACAAGCTTAAACCAAAAGCTATTGACAACCATGTTGACGCTTACAAAAACATCTTGTTAGAAACTTGGGAAGAGATGCCCAATTACTTTGTCACCTCTTCTAGCAAAGACATCGGAAAAGAAGATGTCCTTGGTTATATTGATAGTTTAAATCAAAGTTTTGTAATAGATTAA